The genomic DNA ATATTTTAAATCAATCTTTTATCAGAACCTATCGGCTAGATATTAGAAAATGGAAGTAATTTAATGAAACGTCAAGTACCGAACGGTTTGCTTGGTGGTGTGAGAAGTTGGGAAAATTATTTTATTTTACCTCTTACTCGATTGTATAGTGTATATTTGAACTTTTACGGTTATGTAACTTATATTAAAAGGGAGTTACTAAATAATAGATACAAGTAAAGAGATGCATACTTTATTTTATAAGGAATTCATAATAATTTAAATATCATGAAAAGAGGGAAGTTTTTATGTATAGTTTTAAAATAATTCATAAAAGGTTGATAGCTATTGTAATTTTTTTTAGCATAATAATCATTCAAGCTATAAATATCCCAAATGTAAATGGACAGAGTCTAGACAAAATAAAAGTTGTTTTATTGCTTGGGAGTGATAGTCATATTCCATTAGCAGTTGAAGCTTATAAAGAAATTCAGGATAAATATCCTTTAGAAATAAAAATATTTAGTAGTAATTGTTTAAATGATTTAAAGATTGTTGAAGAGTTACAAAGTGATATAAAAAAATCAAATGTATTATTGTTAGAAAAAATTGGACAAGATGAGATAAATTCAATAGGAACAATTATTTCAAAAACTCCTAAATCATGTTATATATACGGTACAAGAAGTGATGATTTTTCAAAACAATATTCAAATATTGATTATAGTAAAGATAACGAAATTAAAGTTTACTTTGAAAATGATAGCGTAGAAAATATGCGTTCTCTTCTACTATATTTAGGTATTCTAGCAGGAATGCAAGTAGATGAAGATATAGAAGTAAAAATAAAACCAAATAAGTTTTTTTATCATCCTGATGCAATGAAACTTTGTTTTGATATAGATAAACTAAGCAATAGCGTAAATGAGGCATTAGATAAAGCATCTGGGGAAGTAAATCTTGGATTAATAACTAATACAGTACATCATGCAGTCTATGAAACAGTCTATAATAATGTTTATAATGACAATGTGATACCTTTAGCACAAGAAATAATAAAAATAAATGTGGTTTCTTCAGAATTAGATGAAAAAGACTGGGAAAATGTATTTTATTCTATAATAGAATCACAAGATTTAGTTAATTCTGTTACAGATGCAGTTTATAAATCAATAGAAAATAAAAATGGTCCTAAAATGTCTATTGTAATAGATGCTGCCTATCATGCATTTTATGAAACAAAAGATAAAGATATTAAAGGACAAGATTTGTTTAATATTATCAATGATATTTTAAAAAGTTTTAATCAATCTAATGATTTCAATGATTGTAATGATTTATGTGAACAAATAAAAGAAATTATAAAAACAAAGCATATTTCTCTAGGAGCATTTAGAAATTTAAAAGACTATAAAATATGGTACAAAGTGAGTAATCATTATAAAAAAGATGCTCCATGGATAGGAATTACTGCATATGATAGTGTGGTTAAAAATAATGATATGGAGATGTATATATCTTTGTTAAATGAATTAGAAAATAATAATGCTAATGTTATTTTTATAATTACTGATGGAAATGTCAAGGGGCTACAAAAAGATTTGTTTATGGAAAATGGTAAGAGTGTTGTTGATATATATATTCCAACATTGGGATTTAACCATATTTGTAATAAACGAGGTTTTAATATGTTTATGAAAAGTATAACAAGGAAATATAATCTTTCACAAAATAATGAAAAGGTATTAAAATAACGGTATTTATATAAGTTTTTTTATATTTTATATACTATGAACGGGGATTATATTAAATGATTTTTTAATATTAGCAAAAATTATTTGAAATAATTTACCAAATATAGCTTTAGCAAAATTATAGTACTAAAAATCGAATATTAAAAACTTACAAGGAGGATACTATTGGCCATGAAAAAAATAATATTTGTAACAACATTTATCTTTATGTTGTTATTTTCATCCATAGCATTAGCAAATGAGTCTAATGAATTAATTGTTGAAATCAATGACCAAGAAATTGCATTTAATAGTGAACCTTTTATTGAAAATGGGATTGCTTTTGTTGAATTTAGGCCTCTTTTTGAAAAAGCAAAGTATCAAGTTAGTTGGGATGATTTTTCAAAATCTATTCAAGCTACTAAAGGAAATAGACAAATTATATTAATGACTAATAATAAAATATCAAGTATTAATGGTAAAACAATTTCATTAAGGGTAGCACCTAGAATTGTGGATAATCATTTGTTTTTTCCTATAAGAGATGTTTGTGAAAGTAATGGTGCAAAAGTTAAATTCATAGATGAGAATGGAATTAAAAAGATAACAGTACATTGTGCTAGCTGTTCTGAATAAAATATGAAGGGAAGATTTGTATGCTTTTTTCTAATAGGAAAAGAAATTTCTATAAAAATGCTGTATCGATTCTTTTGATTATCTCCATGGTATTTGTAAATTTATTTTTGCCAATTTCTAATAGTTTTGCAGACGTAAAAACTGAAGAAAAACAGTTATCTGAAAAAAAAATAAAAGAAGAAATAATTTCTCAAAGAACTAAAAATTCTAAAACTTTTTTTGATGAGAATAGTAAAACCTTTATGTGTGAAGTATATAATGAGCCAATTCATTATTTGAGTGAAGATAAAAGTTTAAAGGAAATAGATAATGAACTAATAGAAACAAATAAAAAAGGATTTAAGTATGAAAATAAAGCAAATGAGTTTAAGATATATTTTTGTGAGTTATCAGGCGAAAAAGATTTTATTTGGTTCCAAGCAGGGAAAAACGGTATTAGTATTAATCCAATTAGCATGAGATATGTAGGAAAAGAGTTTAAAAAGAATAAAGAAGATAGAAAAAAAAATAAACAATTAGTACGATCTAATAAAAAAAATGCGAAAGATAAAAAACCTGAGATAGTAAAAAAAGTTGTAGCTAAAAAAAATAAAAAAACAGAGGAAGTCAAAAAAGCTATAGATAAAAAAGCAGAGGAAAATAACAAATTAACATATCAAGGAATCTTTAAGGATGTAGATTTTTCTTATACAGTAAAAGGTGATATGCTAAAAGAAGATATTATTATGCATAGGTATAATGATAAAAACACATTTTCATTCGAGGTTAATTTAGACAATTTATATATGGAGAAAAGTAAAAACGGAAAAAGTATTTTGATAAAAGAAAAAGAAACAAATAAATTGATTACAGTTTATCGAGCTCCATACATGAAAGATTCTAAAGGGGTTAAATCTAAAAATATTTTATTAGAATTAAGAGAAGAAAATGATAAATATTATATTGACGTTATAATAGACGAAGAATGGTTAAAGAGTGAAAAAAGAGCGTATCCAGTAGTGATTGATCCAATACTATATCATACAAATTTTGGGCCGAAAGATACTTATGTAAGATCAGAGTGCCAACATTCTAATTTTTATGATGATTATAGTCTGGAAGTAGGATATAATCAATTGGCTTATGATTGGGAAGAAAGAATACAGGCGATGCAAGAATGGCCTTGGGATGCAGATGAATATTGTGAAGCATATATAAAATTCGATTTACCTAAATTACCTTCAGGAGCAATCGTTGTATATGCTAATTTTACTGCAAATACATATGAATATTATAGTTGGGATGGACATAAAAATCTAGGGAAAATTAATGTGCATAGAATAACTTCTCCTTGGAATCCTGACAAAGTTACGTGGGATACAAAACCAGCATATGGTCCAGTTGAAGCTTCTGCAAAGCTTATTGGTGGGGAATGGGGACTTTTTACACTTGAAGACGAATACACAGGGAAATTTTGGGGAGAGACTGATACCTATCGAAATGGTACTTATAGTGTTGATATAACACCACTGTGCGTAGATTGGTATAGTGGATTTCAACCTAATTACGGATTAGCTTTGACTGGCAATGATAAATTAGGAGTAGCATCATTTCGTTCGAGTGAGGTGTCAGATAGAAGTCAAAGACCGAGAATAACATTTTTTTATTGCTTAGATTCTTTAGGGGTAGATAGTGAATGGGGATTTACAAGTGAACTAACGAATGTATATAATGGAAACTTAGTGGAACAAGCAGTAGATATGTTTATTTCTGGGCGAGGAGAGCCAATCAATATCACGCGTACGTATAATAGCCGTTCAAAAAAAGAAGGGATTTTCGGAAAAAATTGGACATCTAATCTTGAGACTAGCTTAGAATATTCAGATGGTGCTATTAACTTATATGATGCTGATGGGACAGAATATATCTTTTTACATTGGATAGATAACGTATATATTTCTAAAACTACTCCAGGAGCTGCTACAGGTGGTGGTGCTTCACGGGCTAGAATAGTTAAAGAAAGTAATGGAACATATACATTAAAGCAAAATGATGGTACAGTAATATCGTTAAATACTAATGGAAAAATAACTAGAATTACTGACAAAAATAATAATATTACAACATACAACTATAATACTAGTACAGGAAAATTACAAAGTATTAGTGATCCATCTGGGCGTACTATTACTTTTTCATATGGTGAAAACGGAAAAGTCAAGCAAGCTATGGACTTTTCAGGTAAAAAAGTACAATATAACTATGATAACAGTAACCGTTTAATTTCAGTTGTTGATCAGAATAATAAGACTATCACATATCAGTATGATAGCAATAATAATTTAACTAAAATTATCTATCCTAATGGCAATTTCATTACTTATGGATATGATAAATATGATAGGGTTATTACAGTAACAAGAAAAATTACAGTAAATGGGACGTTATCGACGTCTACTTCAGTTATAACCTATGATCCAGCAAACTATTGTACAACAATTACTGATGCTAATGGACATAAAGTATCTTATGAATATGACTATATGGGTAAACTTATAAAAGTTTCTGAAGATCCTGAAGGCTTAAATTATCGTAATTTGATAAACTATGATACACGTAAAAAGCGACTTACATCTGTTGCAGATGCAAATACGGTTGCGTCTGGTGGTAATACTTCTTATGTAATTAATTATGATGATTACGGAAGAATAAATTCAGCTACAAATTCACTTAATCAAAGTACTGATATAAATTATAGTGGGACAAATCATATTGTTACATTTGGTGAGAGTACTGCACAGACAGTATCTGATATGAAAGGCAATATTATTCAGACTATAGATTCATTTAAACAAGGAAATACTATGAAGTATGATCGATATGGTAATATAGTAGAGCAAACGGAAACGATATCAGCAGCCGATAATATAGTGACTAATTCAAGTTTTGAGAATAATCTTACTGATTGGAAACTTTCTATACAACCAGATTGTAATGCGAATAAAATTATTACTCAAGAAACTTCAAAATTTGGTAATAAATCATTAAGGATTTCCAATCCAAATGGTTGGATAGAATATGCTAATAATAGTGCAGTTACCTATGATCCCACAAAAACGTATACTTTTAGTGGATATATCAAAGCAAATAATCTTTCTACAAATGCAGCTTACTTAAAAGTAAAATGCTATAATAGTAGTGGTGTTTTTTTAGGATCAGTAGATAGTTATCATATAAAAGATGCAGATGATTGGACAAGAATAAATTTGGTTTTATCATCTGATAAAGTTCCAGCAGGAACAACTAAAATTATACCAGCTATAGCAATGAAAGCTACATCGGGTACAGCTTATTTTGATGGAATTCAATTAGAAGAAGGAGCTAACTTAAGTACATATAACTATTTAAGTAATAGCAGTTTTGAGAAAGATGTAAATAAAGATGGTATTCCTGATGATTGGGAAGCACATGCTCCATATGAATTGAATAATGGAGAAAATCAGGTTTTTCATGGAGAAGTTAGTGTCAGAGTAATGGGTGATAAATCATTTTCAGATATTTATCTTTCACAATATGTAGACTTATCAATTCCAGCAAATACGGATTTAACTTTATCTGGGTGGTCTGAAGCTTGGTTAGCTAGTCAGCAAGGTGGTTTTTATGGTATTAGAGCTATTGTTAAATATAAAGATAACACAACAAAATCATATGATTTTGAATTTAACAAAAACAATAGCCATTCATGGGAGCAATTAGTAGGAAATATTCATTTAGAAAAAGAAGCTACTGGTATAACAATACAATGCAAATTTGATAGCCAAAATGGTTTTGTAAGGTTTGATGGTATTCGTTTGCAAGAAGGGAAGAATACTACTCAGATCCAATATGATTCATTAGGAAACTATCCAATTTCAGTTACTAATGTATTAGGCGATACAATCAACATGAAATATACCAATAGTGGTAATTTAAGTAAAGTAATGGATAGTGTTGGAAAGTCTATGTACTTTGGTTATGATAATTTAGATCGTATTACTAGTGTTAATGGACCTTTAGAAAGTAATAGTCAATATACCTATGATGCTAATGGGAATATGCTTTCTGCTAAGGACCCTAATAATCATATTATAGCATATCGATATAATGAAGTAGATGCAATAGCAACAATAACTGATCCTTTAAATAAAAGTACTCGTTTT from Inediibacterium massiliense includes the following:
- a CDS encoding DNRLRE domain-containing protein, which gives rise to MVFVNLFLPISNSFADVKTEEKQLSEKKIKEEIISQRTKNSKTFFDENSKTFMCEVYNEPIHYLSEDKSLKEIDNELIETNKKGFKYENKANEFKIYFCELSGEKDFIWFQAGKNGISINPISMRYVGKEFKKNKEDRKKNKQLVRSNKKNAKDKKPEIVKKVVAKKNKKTEEVKKAIDKKAEENNKLTYQGIFKDVDFSYTVKGDMLKEDIIMHRYNDKNTFSFEVNLDNLYMEKSKNGKSILIKEKETNKLITVYRAPYMKDSKGVKSKNILLELREENDKYYIDVIIDEEWLKSEKRAYPVVIDPILYHTNFGPKDTYVRSECQHSNFYDDYSLEVGYNQLAYDWEERIQAMQEWPWDADEYCEAYIKFDLPKLPSGAIVVYANFTANTYEYYSWDGHKNLGKINVHRITSPWNPDKVTWDTKPAYGPVEASAKLIGGEWGLFTLEDEYTGKFWGETDTYRNGTYSVDITPLCVDWYSGFQPNYGLALTGNDKLGVASFRSSEVSDRSQRPRITFFYCLDSLGVDSEWGFTSELTNVYNGNLVEQAVDMFISGRGEPINITRTYNSRSKKEGIFGKNWTSNLETSLEYSDGAINLYDADGTEYIFLHWIDNVYISKTTPGAATGGGASRARIVKESNGTYTLKQNDGTVISLNTNGKITRITDKNNNITTYNYNTSTGKLQSISDPSGRTITFSYGENGKVKQAMDFSGKKVQYNYDNSNRLISVVDQNNKTITYQYDSNNNLTKIIYPNGNFITYGYDKYDRVITVTRKITVNGTLSTSTSVITYDPANYCTTITDANGHKVSYEYDYMGKLIKVSEDPEGLNYRNLINYDTRKKRLTSVADANTVASGGNTSYVINYDDYGRINSATNSLNQSTDINYSGTNHIVTFGESTAQTVSDMKGNIIQTIDSFKQGNTMKYDRYGNIVEQTETISAADNIVTNSSFENNLTDWKLSIQPDCNANKIITQETSKFGNKSLRISNPNGWIEYANNSAVTYDPTKTYTFSGYIKANNLSTNAAYLKVKCYNSSGVFLGSVDSYHIKDADDWTRINLVLSSDKVPAGTTKIIPAIAMKATSGTAYFDGIQLEEGANLSTYNYLSNSSFEKDVNKDGIPDDWEAHAPYELNNGENQVFHGEVSVRVMGDKSFSDIYLSQYVDLSIPANTDLTLSGWSEAWLASQQGGFYGIRAIVKYKDNTTKSYDFEFNKNNSHSWEQLVGNIHLEKEATGITIQCKFDSQNGFVRFDGIRLQEGKNTTQIQYDSLGNYPISVTNVLGDTINMKYTNSGNLSKVMDSVGKSMYFGYDNLDRITSVNGPLESNSQYTYDANGNMLSAKDPNNHIIAYRYNEVDAIATITDPLNKSTRFSYDLAGNLTKTTYPTGGTIGFGYNAVDRLEEIKYNGDTKYIYKYDPNGNCTEITDKVTNKTTSFNYNKLDALTKSIDSKGNQTNYSYNNGGEITALTGQFGSYRYNANYNYDDLGRVRKVIGNGISAEYAYNEKGLPVSFKLGNGGYSVNSYDEANRLSKIVNYTDNGKILSSDSYKYDSRGNIIAITTLKGITNFEYDDLCRLIKEIIPNGTIIEYSYDAAGNRLTKKVTKRSNRQTICYSYDAANQMTVVDGQRYTYDNNGNLLSDGSRRFVYNVANDLIEVKNSTGETLASFTYDALGRRNSMTTGRNTVYYHYSGNGNKVICETDSNNNILASYTYDGYGNLISMTRNGNKYYYHYNGHGDVIALTDSNSNTVATYEYDSFGKVIKSSGNVINPYRYAGYRYDENIGLYYLNARYYNPETGRFITRDTFNGFIDNPQSLNLYTYCYNNPIVYTDPNGHSPCYCPDDPLQDGLTEVYDFLIGDDINTLVDPNAHIGMGVLAAVSIGSNFFGGGIAKGAKLLLKTKKGAKLLKWMGKSDDLFKINLQLFASKGKHIFPKSNREFKSILGIDKKVFHKEVKPVILKQIKGDSSYGKIFNKMGKNPDIGINELGNIVLKDVKNGKRIETDWRFEHFLP
- a CDS encoding cobaltochelatase subunit CobN, which codes for MYSFKIIHKRLIAIVIFFSIIIIQAINIPNVNGQSLDKIKVVLLLGSDSHIPLAVEAYKEIQDKYPLEIKIFSSNCLNDLKIVEELQSDIKKSNVLLLEKIGQDEINSIGTIISKTPKSCYIYGTRSDDFSKQYSNIDYSKDNEIKVYFENDSVENMRSLLLYLGILAGMQVDEDIEVKIKPNKFFYHPDAMKLCFDIDKLSNSVNEALDKASGEVNLGLITNTVHHAVYETVYNNVYNDNVIPLAQEIIKINVVSSELDEKDWENVFYSIIESQDLVNSVTDAVYKSIENKNGPKMSIVIDAAYHAFYETKDKDIKGQDLFNIINDILKSFNQSNDFNDCNDLCEQIKEIIKTKHISLGAFRNLKDYKIWYKVSNHYKKDAPWIGITAYDSVVKNNDMEMYISLLNELENNNANVIFIITDGNVKGLQKDLFMENGKSVVDIYIPTLGFNHICNKRGFNMFMKSITRKYNLSQNNEKVLK
- a CDS encoding copper amine oxidase N-terminal domain-containing protein — its product is MKKIIFVTTFIFMLLFSSIALANESNELIVEINDQEIAFNSEPFIENGIAFVEFRPLFEKAKYQVSWDDFSKSIQATKGNRQIILMTNNKISSINGKTISLRVAPRIVDNHLFFPIRDVCESNGAKVKFIDENGIKKITVHCASCSE